In a single window of the Mycobacteriales bacterium genome:
- a CDS encoding 3-oxoacyl-ACP reductase family protein, with product MTTLDVTSHEGQPDVATVRGDKLRGRVALVTGGTRGIGAAICHSLAGQGATVAAGYAGNRERAEAFLTDFRQRFPDSPGSIHQGDVGRAGDCYRAVQEVIDRHGRLDILVNNAGITMDRTVSRMSAEEWERVLAVNLSGAFHMSKAALEHMADRGSGRIVNISSVIGEMGNIGQANYAASKAGLFGLTKTMAREAAHQLHKAGKRTDEGLNITVNTVTPGFIATEMLEHIPDKVLEKLKGQIPVGRLGRPEEIARVVHFLAADASSYITGQVWGVNGGMDM from the coding sequence GTGACGACACTGGACGTGACTTCGCACGAGGGACAGCCGGACGTGGCCACGGTGCGCGGCGACAAGCTGCGCGGCCGGGTCGCGCTCGTGACCGGGGGCACGCGCGGGATCGGCGCCGCGATCTGCCACTCCCTGGCCGGCCAGGGCGCCACGGTCGCCGCCGGATACGCCGGCAACCGCGAGCGTGCGGAAGCGTTCCTCACCGACTTCCGGCAGCGTTTCCCGGACAGCCCCGGAAGCATCCACCAGGGTGACGTCGGCCGCGCCGGGGACTGCTACCGCGCCGTGCAGGAGGTGATCGACCGGCACGGGCGACTCGACATCCTCGTCAACAACGCCGGCATCACGATGGACCGGACGGTCAGCCGGATGAGCGCCGAGGAGTGGGAGCGTGTCCTGGCCGTCAACCTGTCCGGCGCCTTCCACATGTCCAAGGCGGCGCTGGAACACATGGCGGACCGCGGTAGCGGGCGGATCGTGAACATCTCCTCCGTCATCGGGGAGATGGGCAACATCGGTCAGGCGAACTACGCGGCGTCCAAGGCCGGGCTGTTCGGCCTGACCAAGACGATGGCCCGTGAGGCGGCGCACCAGCTGCACAAGGCCGGGAAGCGCACCGACGAGGGGCTCAACATCACGGTCAACACGGTCACCCCGGGCTTCATCGCGACCGAGATGCTCGAACACATCCCGGACAAGGTGCTGGAGAAGCTGAAGGGGCAGATACCCGTCGGCCGGCTCGGCCGGCCCGAGGAGATCGCCCGCGTGGTCCACTTCCTGGCCGCGGACGCCTCTTCGTACATCACCGGGCAGGTCTGGGGCGTCAACGGCGGAATGGACATGTGA
- a CDS encoding ATP-binding cassette domain-containing protein, with the protein MTAVSAQDLVVRSADRVLVGPVSFHAAHGTTVGLRGPSGAGKSTVLRAIVGLLPPGLRAEGELHVLGRRLDGTGRLSDLRAQAGLVGQSPVVFPGSVLDNALFGLRHVVRAPRAQLHERAVAALEEAGLWREVADRLDAPAEQLSVGQRQRLCLARALALDPALLLLDEPTSALDRGSRGVVEESIAGLRGRRTVLLVSHDSDQLARLCDEVVDLLPVAAS; encoded by the coding sequence TCTCTGCGCAGGACCTCGTCGTCCGCTCCGCCGACCGGGTGCTCGTCGGGCCGGTCAGCTTCCATGCCGCTCACGGCACGACGGTGGGGCTGCGCGGCCCGTCCGGCGCCGGCAAGTCGACGGTGCTGCGGGCGATCGTGGGGCTGCTGCCGCCGGGCCTGCGTGCGGAGGGCGAGCTGCACGTGCTCGGGCGACGGCTCGACGGCACCGGTCGGCTGTCGGACCTGCGGGCCCAGGCCGGCCTGGTCGGGCAGTCACCGGTCGTGTTCCCGGGCAGCGTGCTCGACAACGCCCTGTTCGGACTGCGGCACGTGGTGCGCGCCCCCAGGGCACAGCTGCACGAGCGGGCCGTGGCCGCGCTCGAGGAGGCCGGTCTGTGGCGTGAGGTGGCCGATCGCCTCGACGCGCCCGCCGAGCAGCTGTCCGTCGGGCAGCGCCAGCGGCTGTGCCTGGCGCGCGCGCTCGCCCTCGACCCGGCGCTGCTGCTGCTCGACGAGCCGACCAGTGCGCTCGACCGGGGCTCGCGCGGCGTCGTGGAGGAGTCGATCGCCGGCCTGCGCGGACGCCGGACGGTGCTGCTGGTCAGCCACGACAGCGACCAGCTGGCCCGCCTGTGCGACGAGGTGGTCGACCTTCTCCCTGTCGCGGCGAGCTAG
- a CDS encoding NAD(P)-binding protein, giving the protein MSPVSVPRIAVLGAGPTGLEAALAAVQRGWHVTVYEAAPHVARHVREWGHVRLFTPWSMDVSPRVVEALGGLSTGEQSPTGHELADVLDRVGALLGDRLQLSTRVEAVAREGLLKSEEIGSDRRAARPFRLLLTGPDGEELVEHADVVLDCTGSWGNPLPTGDGGIPAQGERRLGDRIVRRLPDVLGEPQRWADREVLLVGAGNSAQTVARDLAQVGARLHWAVRAQRPSWGAVAGDPLPDRVALVASSRRLAGGAVAGVQLVPGVVVEFLREQGGRVVVGLRDQEGDRRELVVDEVVSMTGAAPDASLYRQLQVHECYATEGPMNLAATLMGSGAADCLAQPSLGVDALRNPEPRFFVLGVKSYGRNNTFLLRVGWEQVAEVFAALDAELAALQPA; this is encoded by the coding sequence ATGAGCCCCGTCAGTGTCCCCCGCATAGCCGTTCTGGGCGCGGGCCCGACCGGACTGGAAGCTGCGCTCGCCGCGGTCCAGCGCGGCTGGCACGTCACGGTGTACGAGGCCGCCCCGCACGTCGCCCGCCACGTCCGTGAGTGGGGCCACGTGCGGCTGTTCACACCGTGGTCCATGGACGTGTCCCCGCGGGTGGTCGAGGCGCTCGGGGGGCTGTCGACGGGGGAGCAGTCGCCGACGGGGCACGAGCTGGCCGACGTCCTGGACCGCGTCGGCGCGCTGCTGGGCGACCGGCTGCAGCTGTCCACCCGGGTCGAGGCGGTGGCTCGCGAGGGGCTGCTCAAGAGCGAGGAGATCGGCAGCGACCGGCGCGCCGCGCGGCCGTTCCGCCTCCTGCTGACCGGCCCGGACGGCGAGGAGCTGGTGGAGCACGCCGACGTCGTGCTGGACTGCACCGGCAGCTGGGGCAATCCGTTACCGACCGGCGACGGCGGCATCCCGGCGCAGGGGGAGCGTCGGTTGGGGGACCGCATCGTGCGGCGGCTTCCCGACGTGCTCGGCGAGCCGCAGCGATGGGCCGATCGCGAGGTGCTCCTGGTCGGAGCCGGCAACAGCGCGCAGACGGTCGCCCGCGACCTCGCGCAGGTCGGTGCCCGGCTGCACTGGGCGGTGCGTGCGCAGCGGCCGTCGTGGGGCGCCGTGGCCGGCGATCCGCTGCCTGACCGGGTCGCGCTCGTCGCGTCGTCCCGGCGGCTGGCCGGCGGAGCGGTGGCGGGTGTCCAGCTGGTGCCCGGCGTCGTCGTCGAGTTCCTGCGCGAGCAGGGAGGGCGGGTGGTCGTCGGCCTGCGGGACCAGGAGGGCGACCGGCGGGAGCTGGTCGTGGACGAGGTGGTGTCGATGACGGGGGCCGCCCCGGACGCCTCCCTCTACCGGCAGCTGCAGGTGCACGAGTGCTACGCGACCGAGGGCCCGATGAACCTCGCCGCGACCCTGATGGGCAGCGGTGCGGCGGACTGCCTCGCGCAGCCTTCCCTCGGCGTCGACGCGCTGCGCAACCCGGAGCCGCGGTTCTTCGTGCTCGGCGTCAAGAGCTACGGGCGCAACAACACCTTCCTGCTCCGGGTCGGCTGGGAGCAGGTGGCCGAGGTGTTCGCCGCCCTGGACGCCGAACTGGCCGCGCTGCAGCCGGCCTAG
- a CDS encoding propionyl-CoA synthetase, translating into MGAYGSAFRRSLRDPEEFWGEAASGIDWYRRWDRVLDDDRAPFSRWFVGGELNTCHNALDRHVDAGQGDRTALVYDSPVTGTVRQLSYRELRDEVARLAGALAGLGVGKGDRVVLYMPMVPEAVMGMLACARLGAVHSVVFGGFAAAQLAKRIDDAEPKVVLSASCGVEASRVLPYKPLLDDAIGMSSHPPQACVVLARPQAPAELVEGRDHDWAQLVAAATPADCVPVAATDPLYILYTSGTTGRPKGIVRDNGGHAVALHWSMRHLYDIAPEDVWFTASDIGWVVGHSYIVYAPLLLGCTTVLYEGKPVGTPDAGALWRVVSEHGAKALFCAPTALRAIRGQDPQGRLLEGHDLRRFRYLFQAGERLDPDTYAWAGRLLDRPVLDHWWQTETGWAIAANPLGLEPTPTRPGSAGKPVPGWDLQVLGEDGSPVPAGSTGTLAVRLPLPPGAMTTLWRDDERFVQSYMTAFPGYYSSNDGGLIDEDGYVCVMGRTDDVMNVAGHRLSTGALEEVLVAHPDVAEAAAFGVADPTKGQLPMALVVLASGVTRDHEEIRAELRQQIREKIGAIATLKDVRVVDRLPKTRSGKILRDPMRRIADGEQVAPPATIDDPAALAEVREVLLGPSPPG; encoded by the coding sequence GTGGGTGCCTACGGATCGGCCTTCCGGCGCAGCCTCCGGGACCCCGAGGAGTTCTGGGGGGAGGCCGCGAGCGGGATCGACTGGTACCGGCGGTGGGACCGGGTGCTGGACGACGACAGGGCGCCGTTCAGCCGCTGGTTCGTCGGCGGCGAGCTCAACACCTGTCACAACGCGCTGGACCGGCACGTCGACGCGGGCCAGGGTGACCGCACCGCGCTCGTCTACGACAGCCCGGTCACCGGCACCGTCCGGCAGCTGAGCTACCGCGAGCTGCGCGACGAGGTCGCCCGGCTGGCCGGAGCCCTGGCCGGGCTCGGCGTGGGCAAGGGCGACCGCGTCGTCCTCTACATGCCGATGGTGCCCGAGGCGGTGATGGGCATGCTGGCCTGTGCCCGGCTCGGCGCCGTGCACTCGGTGGTGTTCGGCGGCTTCGCGGCCGCACAGCTCGCCAAGCGGATCGACGACGCCGAGCCCAAGGTCGTGCTGTCCGCGTCCTGTGGGGTCGAGGCCAGCCGGGTGCTGCCGTACAAACCGCTGCTGGACGACGCGATCGGGATGTCGTCGCACCCACCGCAGGCCTGCGTGGTGCTGGCCCGGCCGCAGGCTCCGGCCGAGCTCGTCGAGGGCCGCGACCACGACTGGGCCCAGCTGGTCGCCGCCGCCACCCCGGCCGACTGCGTCCCGGTGGCCGCCACCGACCCGCTCTACATCCTCTACACCTCCGGCACCACCGGACGGCCCAAGGGGATCGTTCGGGACAACGGCGGGCACGCGGTGGCGCTGCACTGGAGCATGCGCCACCTCTACGACATCGCGCCGGAGGACGTCTGGTTCACCGCCTCCGACATCGGCTGGGTCGTCGGCCACTCCTACATCGTCTACGCGCCGCTGTTGCTGGGCTGCACGACAGTGCTGTACGAGGGCAAGCCGGTCGGGACTCCGGACGCGGGTGCGCTGTGGCGGGTGGTGTCGGAGCACGGCGCCAAGGCGCTGTTCTGCGCGCCGACCGCGCTGCGCGCCATCCGCGGCCAGGACCCGCAGGGCCGGTTGCTGGAGGGCCATGACCTCCGCCGGTTCCGCTACCTGTTCCAGGCCGGCGAGCGGCTCGACCCCGACACCTACGCCTGGGCGGGCCGGCTGCTGGACCGGCCGGTGCTGGACCACTGGTGGCAGACCGAGACCGGCTGGGCCATCGCCGCGAACCCGCTCGGCCTGGAGCCGACGCCGACCCGGCCCGGCTCGGCCGGCAAGCCGGTGCCCGGTTGGGACCTGCAGGTGCTGGGGGAGGACGGCTCGCCGGTTCCTGCGGGCAGCACGGGCACGCTGGCTGTCCGGCTGCCGCTGCCGCCCGGCGCCATGACGACGCTGTGGCGCGACGACGAGCGCTTCGTCCAGAGCTACATGACCGCGTTCCCCGGCTACTACAGCAGCAACGACGGCGGCCTGATCGACGAGGACGGCTACGTCTGCGTCATGGGCCGGACCGACGACGTCATGAACGTCGCGGGACACCGCTTGTCGACCGGCGCCCTCGAGGAGGTCCTGGTCGCCCACCCGGACGTGGCCGAGGCCGCGGCCTTCGGGGTGGCCGACCCGACGAAGGGACAGCTGCCGATGGCCCTGGTCGTGCTGGCGTCGGGGGTGACCCGGGACCACGAGGAGATCCGCGCCGAGTTGCGCCAGCAGATCCGCGAGAAGATCGGTGCCATCGCGACCCTCAAGGACGTACGCGTGGTCGACCGGCTTCCGAAGACCCGGTCGGGCAAGATCCTGCGCGACCCGATGCGGCGCATCGCCGACGGCGAGCAGGTCGCACCGCCGGCCACCATCGACGACCCGGCAGCGCTGGCGGAGGTGCGCGAGGTGTTGCTCGGCCCGTCGCCGCCCGGCTGA
- a CDS encoding biotin carboxylase N-terminal domain-containing protein, with protein sequence MFSRVAIVNRAEPAVRLIRAVRELNAQYGYGIRTVALHTAAERAAMFVREADEAVQLRSEAAAGSPYLDHAELERALRAAGADAAWVGWGFVAEDPAFAELCERLGIVFVGPPPEAMRRLGDKIEAKRLAEQVGVPVAPWSGGPVESLAEATRSAEHIGYPLMIKARSGGGGRGIRVVSRAEELAEAFERTQAEAARSFGDPVVFLERRVPRGRHIEVQVIADAFGTVWPVGVRDCSVQRRNQKLLEESGSPVLTPEQVADLKKSSGELVRAAGYRNAGTVEFLYQPEERAFSFLEVNTRLQVEHPVTEATTGLDLVKLQLLVANGERLVGEPPPGYGYAVEARLNAEDPDRGFAPAPGTVALLRLPSGPGVRVDSGIAAGDVISADYDSMVAKVIGWGRNREEAYARLRRALAETTVVVEGGTTNKAFLLHLLDQPEVIDGTADTGWLDRDGAARTEGPAPHASVALLAVAVDVYDAEEAWEREAFLAAARGGRPRARHTVARPVDVRYAGTPYRFSVSRTGPSTYRVDVDGRPVEVEVDRLAGPELRLSVGGRRHHVMSVQNGPDHLVEVDGVSHRVSRDEGGLVRAPAPAVVVATRVGNGDSVDSGAALVVLESMKMETVVTAPYAGYVRDVFVAAGTQVDVGAPLLKLELLADRAAQTDAPLVSFELAAPESARDGHGEADRALAALQARITGYDVSADETTEQLRRLDRAHAAVGAADPQLLAGELQVLRVYADLCELSRNRPADGEESSERVHSPREFFHAYLHSLDVEREGLPERFRVRLSRALAHYGVDDQTDGPELEAAVYRAFLALELMESQAGAVTALLERWLSAPPSLPEQLPEQLREHLQDVVERLVATTALRYPVVGDLARSVRFRFFDQPLIEQARARTYDAVREHLKHLTRNPDTPDYAERVAVLVASPEPIIRFLSERLGLRGRARQPMLEVITRRYYKLRGLQDLRAYQVDDRPFVTAGYDLDGERLQLVATLADISELSAALSAVASAAGQADTTARLVGDVYLAWDDPPGEDEMAAHLLDVLTGAAVPAGVRRVTVAASSAGGADLRTFTFRPSADGFVEDRVIRGLHPLIAHRLDFWRLANFDVTRLPAPEDVYLFRCVARDNADDERLVALAEVRDVTQLRDASGRLAALPAVERILASCVDSIRRAQAQFPAARLAEANRVFLYSWPSVEVPPEELMQAARALAPLTAGAGLEQVMMLARLVEQKGESPRDVAVRVSYQPGTGLRLTVADPPTYPMPTMDAYEQKVRRARARGNVYPYELVPLLTGDAGTFVEHDLDGQGRLVPVDRPPGGNSAGIVAGVVTTPTRRHPEGMTRVAMFGDPTRALGSVAEPECARVVAAIDLAEQLGVPIEWFALSSGAKISMDSGTENMDWVARALRRIITFTQAGGEINVVVAGINVGAQPYWNAEATMLQHTRGILVMTPESAMVLTGKQSLDYSGGVSAEDNFGIGGYDRVMGPNGQAQYWAPDLARACEVLFAHYDHTYVVPGERFPRRARTSDPVGRDVGEHPHVFPGSDFTTVGDIFSNIANPERKKAFDIRTLLRAVADQDHPPLERWSEMAEAETSVVLDAHLGGYPVTLLGVESRPVPRRGKPPADGPDTWTAGTLFPRSSKKTARAINAASGNRPLVVLANLSGFDGSPESLRNLQLEYGAEIGRAIVNFDGPIVFCVVSRYHGGAFVVFSGALHDGMEVLAVEGSYASVIGGAPAAAVVFAGEVKKRTETDPLVRELQAAVAAADDTTAAHLRVELAELRSATRAAKISEVAIEFDRVHSIERAQQVGSVHRIIPAVRLRQELVEAVERGIERTRAGQEGEQSTLRYQAEDPTTKE encoded by the coding sequence GTGTTCAGTCGGGTCGCGATCGTCAACCGTGCAGAGCCGGCCGTCCGGCTGATCCGGGCCGTCCGCGAGCTGAACGCGCAGTACGGCTACGGCATCCGGACCGTCGCCCTGCACACGGCTGCCGAGCGGGCGGCGATGTTCGTCCGGGAGGCCGACGAGGCGGTCCAGTTGCGCAGCGAGGCGGCCGCGGGCAGCCCCTACCTCGACCACGCCGAGCTCGAGCGGGCGCTGCGCGCGGCCGGTGCGGACGCGGCCTGGGTGGGCTGGGGCTTCGTCGCGGAGGACCCGGCCTTCGCCGAGCTGTGCGAGCGTCTGGGCATCGTCTTCGTCGGGCCGCCGCCGGAGGCGATGCGGCGCCTCGGCGACAAGATCGAGGCCAAGCGGCTGGCCGAGCAGGTCGGTGTCCCCGTCGCGCCGTGGAGCGGCGGCCCGGTCGAGAGCCTGGCCGAGGCGACCCGCTCGGCGGAGCACATCGGCTACCCGCTGATGATCAAGGCACGCAGCGGCGGGGGCGGCCGCGGCATCCGGGTCGTGTCGCGGGCGGAGGAGCTCGCGGAGGCCTTCGAACGCACCCAGGCCGAGGCGGCCCGTTCCTTCGGCGACCCGGTCGTGTTCCTGGAGCGGCGGGTCCCGCGGGGCCGGCACATCGAGGTGCAGGTGATCGCGGACGCCTTCGGCACGGTCTGGCCGGTCGGGGTGCGGGACTGCTCCGTGCAGCGGCGCAACCAGAAGCTGCTCGAGGAGTCGGGGTCGCCGGTGCTGACGCCGGAGCAGGTGGCCGACCTCAAGAAGTCCTCCGGCGAGCTGGTGCGGGCCGCCGGCTACCGCAACGCCGGAACCGTGGAGTTCCTCTATCAGCCGGAGGAGCGGGCCTTCTCGTTCCTCGAGGTGAACACCCGGCTGCAGGTCGAGCACCCGGTCACCGAGGCGACCACCGGCCTGGACCTGGTCAAGCTGCAGCTGCTGGTCGCGAACGGCGAGCGGCTCGTCGGGGAGCCGCCGCCGGGGTACGGCTACGCCGTCGAGGCCCGGCTCAACGCCGAGGACCCGGACCGGGGTTTCGCACCGGCACCGGGGACGGTGGCCCTGCTGCGGTTGCCCTCCGGCCCGGGCGTGCGGGTGGACAGCGGCATCGCCGCGGGCGACGTCATCTCCGCCGACTACGACTCGATGGTCGCGAAGGTGATCGGCTGGGGCCGGAACCGGGAGGAGGCGTACGCGCGGCTGCGCCGGGCGCTGGCCGAGACGACGGTCGTGGTGGAGGGCGGAACCACGAACAAGGCCTTCCTGCTGCACCTGCTCGACCAGCCCGAGGTGATCGACGGAACCGCGGACACCGGCTGGCTGGACCGCGACGGGGCAGCGCGGACCGAGGGGCCGGCGCCGCACGCGTCCGTCGCCCTGCTGGCGGTGGCGGTGGACGTGTACGACGCCGAGGAGGCCTGGGAGCGGGAGGCATTCCTCGCCGCCGCCCGCGGCGGACGCCCACGGGCTCGGCACACGGTGGCGCGGCCCGTCGACGTCCGCTACGCGGGCACGCCGTACCGCTTCTCGGTGTCCCGCACGGGGCCGTCGACGTACCGCGTCGACGTCGACGGGCGGCCGGTCGAGGTCGAGGTCGACCGGCTGGCCGGCCCCGAGCTGAGACTGTCGGTCGGGGGGCGCCGGCACCATGTGATGTCGGTGCAGAACGGCCCCGACCACCTGGTCGAGGTCGACGGGGTCAGTCACCGGGTGTCCCGCGACGAGGGCGGTCTGGTCCGGGCGCCGGCGCCCGCGGTTGTGGTCGCCACCCGGGTCGGCAACGGCGACTCCGTCGACAGCGGCGCCGCCCTCGTCGTGCTCGAGAGCATGAAGATGGAGACCGTGGTCACGGCGCCGTACGCCGGCTACGTGCGCGACGTGTTCGTCGCCGCCGGGACCCAGGTCGACGTCGGTGCTCCGCTGCTGAAGCTGGAACTCCTGGCCGACCGGGCGGCGCAGACCGACGCGCCGCTCGTGTCGTTCGAGCTCGCGGCCCCCGAGTCCGCCCGCGACGGGCACGGCGAGGCGGACCGCGCGCTGGCCGCGCTGCAGGCCCGCATCACCGGCTACGACGTCAGCGCCGACGAGACGACCGAGCAGCTGCGCCGACTGGACCGGGCGCACGCCGCGGTCGGGGCGGCCGACCCGCAGCTGCTCGCGGGCGAGCTGCAGGTGCTGCGCGTCTACGCCGACCTCTGCGAGTTGTCGCGCAACCGTCCGGCGGACGGGGAGGAGAGTTCGGAGCGGGTACACAGCCCGCGGGAGTTCTTCCACGCCTACCTGCACTCGCTGGACGTGGAGCGCGAGGGGCTGCCCGAGAGGTTCCGGGTCCGGTTGTCCCGCGCGCTGGCGCACTACGGAGTCGACGACCAGACGGACGGCCCCGAGCTCGAGGCGGCGGTCTACCGTGCCTTCCTCGCGTTGGAGCTGATGGAGTCCCAGGCCGGTGCGGTGACGGCCCTGCTCGAGCGCTGGCTCAGCGCACCGCCGTCGCTGCCGGAGCAGCTGCCGGAACAGCTGCGCGAGCATCTGCAGGACGTGGTCGAGCGGCTCGTGGCCACGACGGCGCTGCGGTACCCGGTGGTGGGCGACCTCGCCCGGAGCGTGCGCTTCCGGTTCTTCGACCAGCCGCTCATCGAGCAGGCCCGTGCGCGCACCTACGACGCGGTGCGGGAACACCTCAAGCACCTCACCAGGAATCCGGACACCCCCGACTACGCCGAGCGGGTCGCCGTACTGGTGGCCAGTCCGGAGCCGATCATCCGGTTCCTGAGCGAACGGCTCGGACTGCGCGGACGGGCGCGGCAGCCGATGCTCGAGGTCATCACCCGGCGGTACTACAAGCTGCGCGGCCTGCAGGACCTGCGTGCCTATCAGGTCGACGACCGCCCGTTCGTGACCGCCGGCTACGACCTGGACGGCGAGCGGCTGCAGCTGGTGGCCACGCTCGCCGACATCTCCGAGCTGTCCGCCGCCCTGTCGGCGGTGGCCTCGGCGGCCGGTCAGGCCGACACCACGGCGCGGCTGGTGGGGGACGTCTACCTGGCCTGGGACGACCCGCCCGGCGAGGACGAGATGGCCGCGCACCTGCTCGACGTGCTGACCGGCGCCGCGGTGCCGGCCGGGGTCCGGCGGGTCACCGTCGCGGCGAGCAGTGCCGGCGGCGCCGACCTGCGCACGTTCACCTTCCGGCCGTCCGCGGACGGGTTCGTCGAGGACCGGGTGATCCGCGGCCTGCACCCGCTGATAGCCCACCGGTTGGATTTCTGGCGGCTCGCGAACTTCGACGTCACCCGCTTGCCGGCGCCGGAGGACGTCTACCTGTTCCGGTGCGTCGCCCGGGACAACGCCGACGACGAGCGGCTGGTCGCCCTGGCGGAGGTCCGCGACGTCACCCAGCTTCGCGACGCGTCGGGGCGGCTGGCGGCGCTGCCTGCGGTGGAGCGGATCCTGGCCAGCTGCGTCGACTCGATCCGGCGGGCACAGGCGCAGTTCCCGGCCGCCCGCCTGGCGGAGGCCAACCGGGTCTTCCTCTACTCCTGGCCGTCGGTCGAGGTGCCGCCCGAGGAGCTGATGCAGGCAGCCCGCGCCCTCGCGCCGCTGACGGCCGGCGCCGGCCTCGAGCAGGTCATGATGCTGGCCCGGCTGGTCGAGCAGAAGGGCGAGTCGCCACGCGACGTGGCGGTACGGGTCTCCTACCAGCCGGGAACCGGCCTGCGGCTGACCGTGGCCGACCCCCCCACCTATCCGATGCCGACGATGGACGCCTACGAGCAGAAGGTCCGCCGCGCCCGGGCCCGCGGCAACGTCTACCCGTACGAGCTCGTCCCGCTGCTCACCGGCGATGCCGGCACGTTCGTGGAGCACGACCTCGACGGGCAGGGTCGGCTGGTCCCGGTCGACCGGCCACCCGGCGGCAACTCGGCCGGCATCGTCGCCGGCGTGGTGACCACCCCGACCCGGCGGCACCCGGAGGGCATGACGCGGGTCGCGATGTTCGGCGACCCGACGCGGGCGCTCGGCTCGGTCGCCGAGCCTGAATGCGCCCGTGTCGTCGCGGCGATCGACCTGGCCGAGCAGCTGGGTGTCCCGATCGAGTGGTTCGCGCTGTCCTCGGGCGCGAAGATCTCGATGGACAGCGGCACCGAGAACATGGACTGGGTCGCCCGCGCCCTGCGCCGGATCATCACCTTCACCCAGGCCGGCGGCGAGATCAACGTCGTGGTGGCCGGCATCAACGTCGGCGCGCAGCCGTACTGGAACGCCGAGGCGACCATGCTGCAGCACACCCGCGGCATCCTGGTGATGACGCCGGAGAGCGCGATGGTGCTGACCGGCAAACAGTCCCTGGACTACTCCGGCGGTGTCTCGGCCGAGGACAACTTCGGCATCGGCGGCTACGACCGGGTGATGGGGCCGAACGGCCAGGCGCAGTACTGGGCGCCCGACCTCGCCCGCGCCTGCGAGGTGCTCTTCGCCCATTACGACCACACCTACGTGGTGCCCGGCGAGCGCTTCCCGCGCCGGGCGCGGACGAGCGACCCGGTCGGGCGCGACGTCGGCGAGCACCCGCACGTGTTCCCCGGCAGCGACTTCACCACCGTCGGCGACATCTTCTCCAACATTGCCAACCCCGAGCGCAAGAAGGCGTTCGACATCCGGACGTTGCTGCGCGCGGTAGCGGACCAGGACCACCCCCCGCTCGAGCGCTGGTCGGAGATGGCGGAAGCCGAGACCTCCGTCGTGCTCGACGCGCACCTGGGCGGCTACCCCGTCACGCTGCTCGGGGTCGAGTCGCGGCCGGTCCCACGGCGCGGAAAGCCACCCGCGGACGGTCCGGACACCTGGACGGCCGGCACGCTGTTCCCGCGCTCGTCGAAGAAGACGGCGCGGGCCATCAACGCCGCGAGCGGCAACCGGCCGCTGGTCGTGCTGGCCAACCTGTCCGGGTTCGACGGCTCGCCCGAGTCGCTGCGCAACCTGCAGCTGGAGTACGGCGCGGAGATCGGCCGAGCGATCGTCAACTTCGACGGGCCGATCGTCTTCTGTGTCGTCTCCCGCTACCACGGTGGAGCTTTCGTCGTGTTCTCCGGGGCGCTGCACGACGGCATGGAGGTTCTCGCGGTCGAGGGCTCCTACGCCTCGGTGATCGGTGGGGCGCCCGCGGCCGCCGTCGTGTTCGCCGGGGAGGTCAAGAAGCGCACCGAGACCGATCCGCTGGTGCGCGAGCTGCAGGCGGCGGTGGCCGCCGCCGACGACACGACAGCAGCGCACCTGCGGGTAGAGCTGGCGGAGCTGCGCTCGGCCACCCGCGCGGCGAAGATCAGCGAGGTGGCGATCGAGTTCGACCGGGTGCACAGCATCGAGCGCGCGCAACAGGTCGGCTCGGTGCATCGGATCATCCCGGCGGTGCGGTTGCGCCAGGAGCTGGTCGAGGCCGTCGAGCGCGGGATCGAACGGACCAGGGCCGGGCAGGAGGGGGAGCAGTCCACCCTCCGGTACCAGGCGGAGGATCCGACCACGAAGGAGTAG